A window of the Candidatus Limnocylindria bacterium genome harbors these coding sequences:
- a CDS encoding YlxR family protein — protein sequence MACHTVRAKRELVRIVRSPAGELSVDLRGKAPGRGAYLDPDRACLERGLREGALAKALEIPIEAVTAARLAVELEQAALVRQKETA from the coding sequence GTGGCCTGCCACACCGTCCGCGCGAAGCGGGAGCTGGTGCGCATCGTGCGCTCCCCCGCAGGCGAGCTGAGCGTCGACCTTCGCGGCAAGGCCCCCGGCCGGGGCGCGTACCTTGACCCCGATCGGGCCTGCCTCGAGCGGGGACTGCGCGAGGGAGCCCTCGCAAAAGCCCTCGAGATCCCGATCGAGGCCGTCACGGCGGCGCGACTAGCGGTAGAACTAGAGCAAGCAGCGCTCGTACGACAGAAGGAGACCGCGTAA
- the rbfA gene encoding 30S ribosome-binding factor RbfA yields the protein MAYKRADRVNALLQRELAMIISEELRDPRIAFATVTGVEVTPDLRSAKVHVSVLGDQDQVRSTMVALNEARPYLRHEIGARTDLRYVPDLAFFSDQTAERAARISSLLREAREGEGHS from the coding sequence GTGGCGTACAAGCGAGCGGACCGCGTCAACGCGCTGCTGCAGCGCGAGCTCGCGATGATCATCAGCGAGGAGCTGCGCGATCCGCGCATCGCTTTCGCGACGGTGACCGGCGTTGAGGTCACGCCCGACCTTCGCAGCGCCAAGGTGCACGTCAGCGTCCTTGGCGACCAGGATCAGGTGCGCTCGACGATGGTCGCGCTCAACGAGGCCCGACCATATCTTCGTCACGAGATCGGCGCGCGGACGGATCTTCGCTACGTCCCGGACCTCGCCTTTTTCTCCGACCAGACCGCGGAGCGCGCGGCACGGATCTCTTCGCTCTTGCGTGAGGCGCGGGAAGGAGAGGGCCACTCGTGA
- the infB gene encoding translation initiation factor IF-2, producing MAVIEGRPPVVLPKQVSVRELATLLDVSIVDLMRALVNMGTMASINTTIDFDTASLVATELGIDTKAEEEAPPAVEDTEAEIAPLKPELWTEDDASKLKPRPPVITILGHVDHGKTSLLDAIRTTNVTAREAGGITQHIGAYQIEYNDRKVTFLDTPGHEAFTAMRARGAQITDVAILVVAADDGVQPQTIEAISHVKAAGVPIVVALNKMDKADANPDQVKAQLAEHGVTIEEYGGDTPLVAVSARTKLGIDDLLETVLLVADVAELTANPDRPAIGRVVEAHLDTKRGPVATVLVQTGTLERGDFVVAGVAAGRVKAMTDDKGKPVGRAEPSRPVEILGLPGVPEAGDVFRVVPDEKTAKALVAANARERAGAGASEKPATLDEMFAQVKEGKAKELKLVLKADVQGSLEAIKGALAKIPQDEVGLQVIHDAVGDITESDLTLAAASSAVVIGFNTKMEAPAKRVADQTSVDVRQYKVIYELLDDVQKALTGMLEPVMVETVIGHAEVRQIFTAGKTTIAGCGVLDGVMRRGVQTRLLRGGEAAHDGHIESLRRVKDDVREVAAGLECGITLDTNDIRVGDVIEAYTVQPKPR from the coding sequence GTGGCGGTCATCGAAGGACGTCCGCCGGTCGTCCTGCCGAAGCAGGTCTCGGTGCGGGAGCTCGCGACGCTGCTCGACGTCAGCATCGTCGACCTCATGCGCGCGCTGGTGAATATGGGCACGATGGCGTCGATCAACACGACGATCGACTTCGACACCGCGAGCCTCGTCGCGACCGAGCTCGGCATCGACACCAAGGCCGAGGAAGAGGCGCCACCGGCCGTTGAGGACACCGAAGCCGAGATCGCCCCGCTCAAGCCGGAGCTCTGGACCGAGGACGACGCGAGCAAGCTGAAACCGCGCCCACCGGTCATCACGATCCTCGGACACGTCGACCACGGGAAGACGAGCCTCCTCGACGCGATCCGCACCACCAACGTGACCGCGCGCGAAGCGGGCGGCATCACGCAGCACATCGGCGCGTACCAGATCGAGTACAACGACCGTAAGGTCACGTTCCTCGATACACCAGGTCACGAAGCGTTCACCGCGATGCGCGCGCGTGGCGCGCAGATCACCGACGTGGCGATCCTCGTCGTCGCGGCGGACGACGGTGTGCAGCCGCAGACGATCGAGGCGATCTCGCACGTGAAGGCAGCGGGTGTGCCGATCGTCGTCGCGCTGAACAAGATGGACAAGGCCGACGCGAATCCAGACCAGGTGAAGGCGCAGCTCGCGGAGCACGGAGTGACGATCGAGGAATACGGCGGCGACACGCCGCTCGTCGCGGTATCGGCGCGCACCAAGCTGGGCATCGACGACCTGCTGGAGACCGTTCTGCTCGTGGCGGACGTCGCCGAGCTCACTGCGAACCCGGATCGGCCCGCGATCGGTCGCGTCGTCGAGGCGCACCTCGACACGAAGCGCGGCCCCGTCGCGACGGTCCTGGTGCAGACGGGGACCCTCGAGCGCGGCGACTTCGTCGTCGCGGGCGTCGCGGCCGGTCGCGTGAAAGCCATGACCGACGACAAGGGCAAGCCCGTTGGCCGCGCCGAGCCGTCCCGTCCGGTCGAGATCCTCGGACTGCCGGGCGTCCCAGAGGCGGGCGATGTCTTCCGGGTCGTGCCGGACGAGAAGACCGCCAAGGCCCTCGTCGCCGCGAACGCGCGAGAGCGCGCCGGTGCGGGCGCGTCGGAGAAGCCCGCGACGCTGGACGAGATGTTCGCGCAGGTCAAGGAAGGAAAGGCCAAGGAGCTGAAGCTCGTCCTTAAGGCCGACGTGCAGGGCTCCCTCGAGGCGATCAAGGGGGCGCTCGCGAAGATCCCGCAGGACGAGGTCGGCCTCCAGGTCATCCACGACGCCGTGGGTGACATCACCGAGTCCGACCTGACGCTCGCCGCGGCTTCGAGCGCGGTGGTGATCGGCTTCAACACGAAGATGGAGGCGCCCGCCAAGCGGGTCGCCGATCAGACGAGCGTCGACGTTCGCCAGTACAAGGTCATCTACGAGCTCCTCGACGACGTGCAGAAAGCGCTCACCGGGATGCTCGAGCCCGTAATGGTCGAGACAGTCATCGGCCACGCCGAGGTCCGGCAGATCTTCACCGCCGGCAAGACGACGATCGCCGGCTGCGGCGTCCTCGACGGTGTCATGCGCCGCGGCGTGCAGACGCGCCTGCTGCGCGGCGGCGAGGCCGCGCACGACGGGCACATCGAGTCGCTGCGCCGAGTGAAGGACGACGTGCGCGAGGTCGCGGCGGGTCTCGAGTGCGGCATCACGCTCGACACGAACGACATCCGGGTCGGCGACGTCATCGAGGCGTACACCGTCCAGCCAAAGCCGAGGTAA